TAGGACCGCTTATTGATAAGCATGCAGTGGAGGCGTTTTTGAATGCGCTAGAAGCTGTTAAGCAAGAAGGCGGTAAAGTATTAATTGGTGGTACTGTTTTGGAAGGCGAAGAATATGCCACCGGTACGTACGTGACCCCGGCCATTGTAGAAGCTGAGAATAGCTATCACACGGTACAGGAAGAAACCTTCGCGCCAATCTTGTACCTAATCAAATACAGCGGCTCTGTGGACAATGCTATTGACGTGCAGAACGGCGTACGCCAAGGTCTGTCTTCTTCTATCTTCTCTTCTAATTTATTAGAGACTGAAGTCTTCTTAAGCCACTGGGGTTCTGACTGCGGCATTGCCAACGTGAACATAGGAACGTCTGGTGCTGAGATTGGCGGTGCCTTCGGCGGGGAGAAAGAAACCGGCGGAGGACGTGAGTCAGGGTCAGATGCCTGGAGAGTGTACATGCGCCGCCAGACCAACACCATCAACTTTGGTAGAGAGTTGCCGTTGGCGCAAGGCATCAAGTTTGATATTTAGTCAGGCGTTTTTGGGCTAATTCCCAGAAAACAAGCCAAAAACAGAAAGGCCACTCTGCGTGCAGGGTGGCCTTTCTGTTTGAAAGCGGCAAAAGGATTTGTACCTTTTCAGGACTTCAACTATTTAAAACATGGCAGAGCAAGCGCACCATCTTGAATTCCAGAGACAGATTACCAACCCGGCTAAGCTCAAGCTTTTCATGCTCAAGAGCCTGCCCATGGCGTATCTGGCGGGTTGTAGAATTCAAAAGCTCACAGAGCAAGAAGCCCAGGTTTCGCTTAAGTACGGCTACCTCACCAAGAATCCGTTCAAGTCCATTTACTTTGCGTGTTTGGCCATGGCTGCTGAGATGTCCTCGGGTGTGCTGTCCATGATGTACCTGTACAAAGCCAATCCAAGCGTGTCTATGCTAGTGGTAAACATGGAGGCCGAGTTCTCTAAGAAAGCCATGGGCACCATCACCTTCACCTGCGCCGACGGCGATGCCATTGCTGCCGCTGTCAAAGAAACCCAAACCACCGGTCAAGGAAGCAGTCTCCAAACCTTAAGCATCGGCCATGATGAGCAGGG
The nucleotide sequence above comes from Nibribacter ruber. Encoded proteins:
- a CDS encoding DUF4442 domain-containing protein, translated to MAEQAHHLEFQRQITNPAKLKLFMLKSLPMAYLAGCRIQKLTEQEAQVSLKYGYLTKNPFKSIYFACLAMAAEMSSGVLSMMYLYKANPSVSMLVVNMEAEFSKKAMGTITFTCADGDAIAAAVKETQTTGQGSSLQTLSIGHDEQGDEVARFRITWSYKARTARV